From Paenibacillus sp. GP183, one genomic window encodes:
- a CDS encoding glycerate kinase, whose protein sequence is MKFVLAPDSYKGSLTAIEACDAMEEGIRRVIPHAAIIKVPMADGGEGTVRSLVDAMNGHLVQATVKNPLGEPVLARYGILQDQETAVIEMAEASGLYLIDANRRNPLLTTTYGTGELILDALNRGCRKFILCIGGSSTNDGGAGMAQALGAKLVDAAGEDLPFGGGSLNRLHRIDVTGLDPRIKESSFTVACDVDNPLCGVRGASNVFGPQKGATAEMIAILDQNLEHYAHLIDEQLGKSVRDLPGAGAAGGLGAGITAFLEGSLKKGIELVIEATRLEEKISGADLVLSGEGQSDFQTKFGKTPFGVAKAASKSAVPVVLISGSIGKGIEELYEHGVTSVFSMIDRPMPLEDAMTNARQLLTNMTERVIRLKFSSLTRTIY, encoded by the coding sequence ATGAAATTTGTATTGGCTCCGGATTCTTACAAGGGCAGCTTAACGGCCATTGAGGCTTGTGATGCAATGGAGGAAGGCATCAGGCGGGTGATACCGCATGCAGCCATTATTAAAGTGCCTATGGCCGATGGAGGAGAAGGAACGGTTCGAAGTCTGGTCGATGCGATGAACGGACACTTGGTTCAAGCAACAGTGAAAAATCCGTTAGGTGAGCCGGTACTTGCAAGATACGGCATTTTGCAAGATCAGGAGACGGCTGTCATTGAGATGGCGGAAGCATCCGGGTTATACTTGATCGATGCTAACCGTCGCAACCCCTTATTGACAACCACGTACGGAACGGGCGAATTGATTCTCGATGCGTTAAACCGCGGTTGCCGCAAGTTTATTTTGTGTATCGGCGGAAGCTCCACCAATGATGGCGGAGCTGGAATGGCTCAAGCGCTTGGTGCCAAATTGGTCGATGCTGCTGGAGAAGATCTGCCGTTTGGCGGAGGCAGCCTGAATCGTCTGCACCGCATTGACGTCACCGGTCTGGATCCGAGGATCAAGGAAAGCTCTTTTACAGTCGCTTGCGACGTGGATAATCCGCTGTGCGGAGTCAGAGGAGCAAGTAATGTATTCGGGCCTCAAAAGGGTGCAACTGCTGAAATGATTGCTATTTTAGATCAAAACCTTGAGCATTATGCGCACCTCATCGACGAACAGCTTGGCAAGTCGGTTCGGGATTTGCCGGGAGCCGGCGCTGCCGGAGGCTTGGGGGCTGGAATCACTGCCTTTCTTGAAGGTTCGTTAAAGAAAGGGATTGAGCTTGTTATTGAGGCGACGCGATTGGAAGAAAAGATAAGCGGCGCTGACTTGGTCCTTTCCGGAGAAGGGCAGAGTGATTTCCAGACGAAATTTGGAAAAACCCCTTTTGGAGTAGCCAAGGCTGCTTCGAAATCAGCGGTTCCTGTCGTATTGATCTCCGGCTCTATTGGAAAGGGAATTGAAGAGTTGTATGAGCATGGAGTGACTAGTGTTTTCTCCATGATCGACCGGCCCATGCCGCTTGAGGATGCAATGACTAATGCAAGGCAGCTGCTCACGAATATGACGGAGAGGGTCATTCGTTTGAAATTTTCCAGCTTGACACGCACAATATATTGA
- a CDS encoding phosphodiester glycosidase family protein — translation MNTQPDILRKSGIKAGWGPLKKTLMTLAALCFIGSNILFLTPWGSNFRTSLAETVINTQHRDWAWLLVGAAKRDEMVNQMQAQIDAWGLKKQTDGLIKPDTRKRTASELVKVVDIQDEAHSTPTWRGKKMYVYDPRTIRLVTTSHKQEGEKITDMVNRTGAIAGVNGGAFDDPQGLGNGFAPIGFLMSGGKVIITEYDGSVKQHVVGFTKDGILKLGLYSINELIQDGVTDAAYWKPRIIEDGKGLITSGDGGAGRDPRTALCQTKNGTVIFLVIDGRQPGYSMGATLKEVQDIFLAEGCMNAGFLDGGASSELVSDGKLQTKPASRYGERRLPDGFLVFADPGSYKPDNMWAGLTKIDAGGAYDNPGFQKEQADLRAKGLLNSSTPSPKPTPSHSPQVSNDPSKIPGATPKSSPTTKPDTSPAKSSSDPKPTVRPSSTPTSDAPSAKPSPTPNLSQSSSASPASGALTDGKTSSATAKP, via the coding sequence ATGAATACGCAACCAGATATACTACGCAAAAGCGGAATAAAAGCAGGCTGGGGTCCGTTGAAAAAGACGCTGATGACTCTAGCTGCACTTTGTTTTATAGGCTCTAATATTTTATTTTTAACACCTTGGGGCAGTAATTTTCGGACAAGCCTCGCAGAGACAGTCATTAATACGCAGCACCGCGATTGGGCTTGGCTCTTGGTAGGTGCAGCGAAGCGCGATGAGATGGTGAACCAAATGCAGGCGCAAATCGATGCATGGGGGCTAAAAAAGCAAACTGACGGCTTAATCAAGCCGGATACCCGTAAACGTACGGCTAGTGAATTAGTCAAAGTGGTAGACATTCAGGATGAAGCTCACAGTACACCGACCTGGCGAGGGAAAAAAATGTACGTCTATGATCCAAGGACGATACGCCTCGTGACGACCAGCCATAAGCAAGAGGGCGAGAAGATCACCGACATGGTCAATAGGACGGGAGCGATCGCAGGTGTGAACGGCGGCGCGTTTGATGATCCGCAAGGCTTGGGCAATGGATTTGCTCCCATCGGCTTTCTTATGTCAGGCGGCAAGGTCATCATTACTGAATATGACGGCAGTGTCAAACAGCACGTTGTGGGATTTACCAAGGATGGCATTCTCAAGCTTGGTCTATATTCCATAAATGAACTTATACAAGATGGTGTAACCGATGCTGCCTACTGGAAACCACGAATTATTGAAGACGGCAAGGGGCTTATCACCAGCGGTGACGGCGGGGCGGGACGCGACCCAAGGACAGCTCTATGCCAGACGAAGAATGGAACAGTCATCTTTCTCGTCATTGATGGACGCCAGCCAGGTTACAGTATGGGAGCCACTTTGAAGGAAGTCCAGGATATCTTCCTGGCAGAGGGCTGCATGAATGCAGGCTTTCTGGATGGAGGAGCATCTTCGGAGTTAGTCTCAGACGGCAAGCTGCAGACCAAACCTGCCAGCCGTTACGGTGAACGTCGATTGCCCGACGGATTCCTGGTTTTCGCTGATCCTGGCAGCTATAAACCGGATAATATGTGGGCAGGTTTAACGAAGATTGACGCAGGCGGCGCCTATGACAATCCTGGCTTTCAAAAGGAACAAGCTGATCTTCGTGCCAAAGGGCTGCTTAACTCCAGCACTCCATCACCGAAGCCGACTCCGAGCCATAGTCCGCAGGTGAGCAATGATCCAAGCAAGATTCCCGGAGCGACACCGAAGAGCTCGCCGACAACCAAACCGGATACATCGCCCGCCAAGTCGAGTTCCGATCCGAAGCCAACCGTTAGGCCGAGTTCTACACCGACAAGCGATGCTCCATCTGCTAAGCCAAGCCCAACTCCAAATCTAAGCCAAAGCTCAAGTGCAAGTCCTGCAAGCGGTGCGCTAACCGATGGGAAGACAAGCTCAGCGACTGCGAAGCCATAA
- a CDS encoding carbohydrate ABC transporter permease, with amino-acid sequence MKSTEDRAIMSRYDFRKFGVKVIYTLMVLCIILISISMLYPFVNTFLNSLKSTKEFFAFPAPFFPKVWLWKNYHESFTYLNIFLYFKNTVFIYLGNTIISLTFLGMAAFSLAHLQVPMKKWITLYFLSTLLIPANTYLIPNFLNLKSLGLLNSYWAFWLPAGANAFFLLLLKNFFDSIHKELLEAAKMDGASDLKSFWSIAVPLSTPILITLALLGFSTTWNDFYWSSLVMQEDMLPLAAAIYSKIIYAGSTINWNIRFAILTMTLIPPLLVFLFFQKYIIGGLSVGAVKG; translated from the coding sequence ATGAAGTCAACTGAAGACCGCGCCATCATGTCTCGTTATGATTTCAGAAAATTCGGGGTCAAGGTCATTTATACCCTAATGGTACTGTGCATTATACTCATTTCAATTTCCATGCTGTATCCGTTTGTGAACACCTTCCTGAATTCATTAAAATCGACGAAAGAATTTTTTGCTTTCCCGGCGCCGTTCTTTCCAAAGGTGTGGTTATGGAAAAATTACCATGAATCCTTTACTTATCTGAATATATTCTTATATTTCAAAAATACCGTATTCATTTATCTGGGAAACACCATCATTTCTTTAACCTTCCTTGGAATGGCCGCATTCAGCTTGGCCCACCTGCAAGTACCAATGAAAAAATGGATAACCCTTTACTTTCTTTCTACCCTGTTAATTCCTGCTAACACGTATCTGATACCCAATTTTTTAAACCTCAAAAGCTTGGGACTCCTGAATAGCTATTGGGCTTTTTGGCTGCCTGCCGGAGCAAATGCATTCTTTTTGTTATTGTTAAAAAACTTTTTCGACAGTATTCATAAGGAGCTGCTTGAGGCGGCAAAAATGGATGGCGCATCAGATCTGAAAAGTTTTTGGTCAATCGCTGTACCTTTATCAACCCCTATATTGATCACTCTTGCTTTGCTTGGATTTTCTACAACATGGAATGACTTTTACTGGTCCAGTTTAGTGATGCAGGAAGACATGCTGCCTCTGGCCGCCGCGATCTATTCGAAAATTATTTATGCAGGCTCAACGATTAATTGGAATATTCGTTTTGCTATTCTTACCATGACACTGATTCCGCCGCTTCTTGTCTTTTTATTCTTTCAAAAATACATTATCGGTGGACTAAGCGTTGGGGCTGTAAAGGGATAA
- a CDS encoding sugar ABC transporter permease: MDLQLTTPITKSASRRKIRWYFWGLLFLIPEIVIFLIFLWIPIYKGIAYSFYSVDFVSGNTFVGLQNYIEVLSNPDFYTAIKNTLLFMGLALLLGFWVPIAMAIAVSELKWFKGPARIVGYLPSIIPAIVLYGMWQWFYDAVGPINSFLNTLGIAGIDFYSKANAMFSLIILETWQNFGSTTLIYIAGLSTIPKDLYEAAEIDGASVWNRIRYVTLPGIKNLILLLLVLQLIATSQSFQSQLLMFGGGPDNATLTYLLLTTREAFVFFNFGKASAMGTIMFVVLVIFSILTIRIRRGGEEA, translated from the coding sequence ATGGATTTGCAGCTGACAACTCCAATCACGAAATCGGCATCTCGCAGAAAAATACGGTGGTATTTTTGGGGTTTGCTATTTTTGATTCCTGAAATAGTCATCTTTTTAATATTTTTATGGATACCCATATATAAAGGTATTGCCTATAGTTTTTATTCGGTAGATTTTGTCAGCGGTAATACATTTGTCGGTTTACAAAACTATATCGAAGTGTTAAGTAACCCTGACTTTTATACAGCCATAAAAAATACACTGTTATTTATGGGATTAGCGCTATTGCTTGGGTTTTGGGTTCCTATTGCAATGGCCATTGCCGTTTCCGAATTGAAATGGTTTAAAGGACCGGCACGGATTGTAGGTTACCTGCCAAGCATAATTCCGGCGATTGTACTTTATGGAATGTGGCAATGGTTTTATGATGCTGTGGGTCCGATTAATTCTTTTTTAAATACTTTGGGAATAGCGGGCATTGACTTTTATAGCAAGGCTAATGCGATGTTTTCCCTTATTATTTTGGAGACCTGGCAAAATTTTGGGAGCACAACCTTAATTTATATCGCCGGTCTTTCCACGATTCCCAAGGATTTGTATGAAGCTGCTGAAATAGATGGGGCCAGTGTTTGGAATCGTATTCGCTATGTTACGCTGCCCGGCATAAAAAATTTAATATTATTGCTGCTTGTGCTGCAATTAATCGCCACTTCCCAAAGCTTTCAGTCCCAATTGCTGATGTTTGGCGGGGGACCGGATAATGCGACATTGACTTATTTGCTTTTAACCACCAGAGAAGCATTTGTATTCTTTAACTTCGGTAAAGCCAGTGCTATGGGCACTATCATGTTTGTCGTATTGGTGATCTTCTCCATTCTCACCATTAGAATCAGACGCGGAGGTGAAGAAGCATGA
- a CDS encoding extracellular solute-binding protein: protein MRMNKSLVLSFLALILVLSACGGTPSKTATTATDTPKPASNAASATPAPATPVPAAPVSITAYAYPADKTEENATLDAKIKRFTAKNPNVTITPKYWKYENTEVAIKMASNSAQTEFTTWATEGKLLSGKKWILDLTDNLSKWKYTKDLNEFALKPFIIEGKTYGIPIDAYGMTITINKKLFADKGVALPPLDWTWDDLIKAAKAVNDPGKGIAGFIPMGKGTEAGWNWTNFLYSAGGEIETVAGGKVTAAFNSDAGLKALQFYKDLKDANVIPQNWALGYGDALTLFNQGRGAMVMCGSGNALDGAINQGGLSKDDVLLYPIPSMTKGGKHIGVAGGNYKVINGLATKEQQQAAFNFVVDEYFTDAYLDSIDTQIKAQKAKNQVYVPQLINYWNDNSDYGKKYNALLEKHDNVYKYSPELNKLLESKPEATYETQAYYLEMSNAIQKVFTSKGALDLKQILDDSAAKVQKGSFDKVKVE from the coding sequence ATGAGAATGAATAAGAGTTTGGTTCTTAGTTTTCTTGCACTGATCCTTGTGCTGTCAGCCTGTGGAGGAACTCCAAGTAAGACGGCAACCACAGCTACGGATACACCTAAGCCGGCAAGTAATGCTGCAAGTGCAACACCTGCACCAGCAACACCAGTACCGGCAGCACCGGTGAGTATCACTGCTTACGCATATCCGGCTGATAAAACAGAAGAAAATGCAACCCTAGATGCGAAAATCAAAAGATTTACAGCCAAGAATCCCAATGTGACGATCACTCCAAAATATTGGAAGTACGAAAATACGGAGGTTGCCATCAAGATGGCTTCCAATAGTGCGCAAACCGAATTTACCACTTGGGCAACGGAAGGTAAGCTGTTGTCAGGAAAGAAATGGATCTTGGATCTAACCGATAATTTGTCCAAATGGAAATATACCAAAGATCTGAATGAGTTTGCGCTAAAACCATTTATTATAGAAGGAAAAACATACGGAATTCCTATTGATGCTTATGGAATGACGATCACCATTAACAAAAAACTGTTTGCAGATAAAGGGGTCGCATTGCCGCCGCTTGATTGGACTTGGGATGATCTGATAAAGGCTGCGAAGGCAGTCAACGATCCAGGCAAAGGAATAGCCGGATTTATCCCGATGGGTAAAGGAACCGAGGCAGGTTGGAACTGGACGAACTTCTTATATTCGGCGGGCGGAGAAATTGAAACCGTAGCAGGCGGAAAAGTAACAGCAGCCTTTAATTCGGATGCCGGACTTAAGGCGCTGCAATTTTATAAGGATTTGAAGGACGCAAATGTGATTCCACAAAACTGGGCGCTTGGTTACGGCGATGCACTGACGCTATTCAACCAAGGCCGCGGCGCAATGGTTATGTGCGGAAGCGGTAATGCTCTTGATGGAGCCATCAACCAAGGCGGACTTAGTAAAGATGATGTACTCTTATATCCAATTCCATCGATGACTAAAGGCGGCAAACATATCGGTGTGGCTGGCGGAAATTACAAGGTTATCAATGGATTGGCAACCAAAGAGCAGCAGCAAGCGGCATTCAATTTTGTAGTGGATGAATATTTTACGGATGCCTATCTGGATTCGATTGACACCCAAATTAAAGCTCAAAAAGCCAAAAATCAAGTCTATGTTCCCCAACTGATCAACTATTGGAATGACAACTCGGATTATGGAAAAAAATATAATGCCTTGTTGGAAAAGCATGATAATGTGTATAAGTATTCTCCTGAATTAAACAAGTTGCTTGAATCCAAACCGGAAGCAACTTATGAGACTCAAGCCTATTATCTGGAAATGTCAAACGCGATTCAAAAGGTATTTACGAGCAAAGGTGCGCTGGATTTGAAGCAAATACTGGATGATTCAGCGGCTAAAGTCCAAAAGGGTTCTTTCGACAAAGTTAAAGTTGAATAA
- a CDS encoding response regulator: MYNILVVDDEPMICDGVATVLTNSHLAVSEIFIAHNGFEALDYIRLERIDFVITDIQMDLMNGIELIETIFVEKPTIPIVVLSAHGEFEYAQKALRFGVKEYIVKPISPAELIRVSHALLMEREVQLRSITDTMFNHKFSFEDMASSRNYILNELVSEGISESEIEEVFSYLGYRLDGPYYCMLVIKLDLTKAGLLELEISSFRDRNLLKYASLNVIEETLNKWESIAFYSGSHTISVVLQFSQEEMDMTTRLNQQTMIAQLLHNNLLTYINMKSVIGISRIKEGIRNWVEINKEANEAIHWSEIHKDHHVFYIEDFGKPEENNSFIQSTIQYIEKNFRQKGLKLQDIAESVFLSPNYLSYLFKKIVGINLWDYVTKLRMEEAKRLLLTTEKRRYEISDEIGYESPEHFSKIFKKYFGVNPSEFKH, from the coding sequence GTGTATAACATTTTAGTCGTGGATGACGAACCTATGATTTGTGACGGCGTGGCTACCGTCCTAACCAACTCCCATCTGGCTGTCTCAGAAATATTCATAGCGCATAACGGATTTGAAGCACTTGATTATATTCGCTTGGAAAGAATCGATTTTGTGATAACCGATATTCAAATGGACCTGATGAATGGTATTGAACTCATTGAAACTATTTTTGTGGAGAAGCCTACGATTCCTATAGTTGTTTTGTCAGCCCATGGTGAATTTGAATATGCTCAGAAAGCGTTGAGGTTTGGGGTCAAGGAATACATCGTGAAACCGATTAGTCCCGCAGAGTTAATTCGAGTGTCACATGCTCTGTTGATGGAAAGAGAAGTGCAATTACGTTCCATTACGGACACTATGTTTAATCATAAATTCTCTTTTGAAGATATGGCTTCCAGTCGAAACTATATCTTGAACGAATTGGTTTCGGAAGGGATTAGTGAATCTGAAATTGAGGAAGTATTCAGCTATTTGGGCTATCGGTTAGACGGACCCTACTATTGTATGTTAGTAATTAAGCTCGATTTAACAAAAGCCGGTTTATTGGAGCTTGAAATCAGTTCTTTTCGTGATCGGAATTTATTGAAATATGCGTCATTAAATGTCATTGAGGAAACGTTAAACAAATGGGAAAGTATTGCTTTCTACAGCGGGAGTCATACCATTTCAGTCGTGCTCCAATTTTCACAAGAGGAGATGGATATGACAACTCGGCTCAATCAGCAAACGATGATCGCCCAATTGCTGCACAATAATCTGCTTACCTATATCAATATGAAAAGTGTGATCGGGATCAGCCGAATTAAAGAAGGCATTCGGAACTGGGTGGAAATAAATAAAGAAGCGAATGAAGCGATTCATTGGAGTGAAATACATAAGGATCATCATGTGTTCTACATTGAGGATTTTGGCAAACCGGAGGAGAATAACAGCTTTATTCAAAGCACTATTCAGTACATAGAGAAAAACTTTCGTCAAAAAGGCTTGAAACTGCAAGATATCGCTGAATCTGTATTTTTGAGCCCTAATTATTTGAGCTATTTATTTAAAAAGATCGTGGGCATTAATCTTTGGGATTATGTGACCAAGCTAAGAATGGAAGAAGCAAAGCGGCTGCTTTTAACCACTGAAAAACGCAGATATGAGATTTCAGATGAGATTGGGTATGAATCACCGGAGCATTTCAGCAAAATTTTTAAAAAGTATTTTGGCGTCAACCCCTCCGAGTTCAAACATTAA
- a CDS encoding histidine kinase, which translates to MNLILPSKMNLIQKLIVFFVFLVVIPILLVYWIVSVKVASITEDQMGNTLFQLVKTSHLTLDRDITSIDGITEKLMITPETQRMFDVSSLSEYERLQKYLVLDSLLSNYSKNPINFSIFIPELTDSYPFAPPPEILQKGVFYSAQIASQSWFQDAVSARGSGIIKIIDQWGNNPEHLKTTAYIRRMNNTIGDNMPVGVAVMTGLDYLLQKDLEPLKIPKDGRILLLNNENVIMANTAGFEIGSSFKLPAAISNSLSGVYTAQEEGHSWLYVFHSSSDSDTKLLFQIPVNSIIGEHVAMRQLVNYLMMAYFFVLIITSIYFFRYILNPLSRLARLTRSFEPGKPLMSDYQINRKDEIGLLNNSFIDMTKRLNQSIHDKYDLELKHKEAELTILHSQINPHLLYNTLESIYWRTTKEGDSESAEMIHDLSMLMRIGLSRGKTLIQISEELNHVEAYLRLQLKRYRYSFQINWDVEEEVKPFLIPKVVLQPLVENAIIHGIRNMEQDGQLWISLKTYEGMLRIMIEDNGYKLTDLSRLNDILDGVIPNTGFGIMNVNKRIKLHFGDTFGLHYEIRPEGGTRAIILIPAITGES; encoded by the coding sequence TTGAATTTGATATTGCCCTCAAAAATGAATTTGATTCAAAAATTAATCGTTTTTTTTGTATTTCTGGTTGTTATCCCCATATTGCTTGTATATTGGATTGTTTCGGTCAAGGTTGCTTCGATCACTGAAGATCAAATGGGGAATACGTTGTTTCAATTGGTCAAAACAAGTCATTTAACGTTGGATCGGGATATCACCTCTATCGACGGGATTACAGAGAAATTAATGATTACCCCGGAAACTCAAAGAATGTTTGATGTGTCTTCTTTATCCGAATACGAGAGATTGCAAAAATATTTGGTCTTGGATTCGCTGCTCTCGAACTACTCCAAAAATCCTATTAACTTCTCGATCTTTATCCCTGAGCTTACCGATTCCTATCCATTCGCACCCCCTCCGGAAATCCTGCAAAAAGGGGTTTTTTACTCTGCCCAAATCGCATCGCAGAGTTGGTTTCAAGATGCGGTAAGCGCAAGAGGCAGCGGTATCATCAAGATTATCGACCAATGGGGAAATAATCCGGAACATCTGAAAACAACTGCTTACATAAGACGAATGAATAACACGATAGGCGATAATATGCCCGTTGGAGTTGCCGTGATGACCGGGTTGGATTATTTGCTGCAAAAAGATCTGGAGCCTCTCAAAATTCCAAAAGACGGAAGGATTCTCCTTTTAAATAACGAAAATGTCATAATGGCGAATACGGCAGGCTTCGAAATTGGGTCCTCTTTTAAGCTTCCAGCAGCTATTTCAAATTCTTTATCGGGCGTCTATACGGCGCAAGAAGAGGGACATTCCTGGTTATACGTCTTTCATTCGAGTTCAGACAGCGATACCAAATTGCTTTTCCAAATTCCTGTTAATTCGATTATCGGCGAGCATGTGGCCATGCGGCAATTGGTTAACTATTTGATGATGGCTTACTTTTTTGTTTTAATCATTACGAGCATTTACTTTTTCAGATATATTCTAAATCCTTTGTCCCGACTAGCCCGATTAACTCGATCTTTTGAACCCGGAAAACCCTTAATGAGCGACTATCAGATCAATCGAAAGGATGAAATCGGATTATTAAACAATTCATTTATTGATATGACCAAACGGTTAAATCAATCCATTCATGATAAATATGATCTGGAATTAAAACATAAGGAAGCCGAATTAACCATCCTCCATTCACAAATCAACCCTCATCTACTTTATAACACCCTTGAATCGATTTATTGGCGGACTACCAAGGAAGGAGATTCGGAATCAGCCGAAATGATCCATGATCTTTCAATGTTGATGCGAATCGGCCTAAGCCGCGGTAAAACATTGATCCAAATTTCTGAAGAGCTTAACCATGTAGAAGCCTACTTAAGGCTGCAGTTAAAAAGATACCGTTACTCTTTCCAGATTAATTGGGATGTAGAAGAGGAGGTTAAGCCCTTTTTGATCCCCAAAGTGGTTCTGCAGCCTCTGGTGGAAAACGCGATTATCCATGGGATTCGGAATATGGAACAAGATGGACAATTATGGATATCCCTTAAAACCTATGAGGGTATGCTTAGGATCATGATTGAAGATAATGGCTATAAATTAACGGATTTAAGCAGGTTAAACGATATTTTGGATGGAGTTATTCCTAATACAGGCTTTGGCATCATGAATGTTAATAAAAGAATCAAGCTACATTTTGGCGATACCTTCGGCTTACATTATGAGATCAGACCGGAGGGTGGAACCAGGGCTATTATCCTGATACCTGCCATAACAGGAGAAAGTTAA
- a CDS encoding response regulator: MHILIVDDESAIRKGIERTLLSSFPQYRIHLAANAEQAMALLRTQPMNIVFTDILMPGMTGLQLMDISRHRHPLVKWVVISAYSEFAYAQEAIRLGAKDYLLKPFGKDALNEMVEKLGEEVVRETEHTEEMLQLKSNRKYLQEAVFQRWAMGLDTGRIDMKPFMDKHPHFFLIMVKMESDKVVQLDNFIIENVLLELIEKHGKGFVTLYDSKSLLGLVTLPDGTRLQSLIEELRGHLIKYLRVPFQIMSTERIEQFQAVPAEVQRMRQASATQIYEYYANGSDRSIEVALQYIRTHYHADLSLEKVASIVYLNPAYFSQLFKQKTGQGFKEYVIHLRLEQAKQLLLNPKLKLIDITERIGYHDLRHFSQVFRKKYGTTPSEYRQEQSVNSSF, encoded by the coding sequence ATGCACATTCTTATCGTTGATGATGAAAGCGCTATTCGAAAGGGGATTGAGCGCACGCTGCTGAGCAGCTTTCCGCAATACCGTATTCACTTGGCGGCGAATGCCGAGCAAGCGATGGCGCTGCTGCGCACCCAACCCATGAACATTGTGTTTACAGATATCTTGATGCCGGGCATGACCGGCCTCCAGCTTATGGACATCTCTCGCCACCGTCACCCGTTAGTGAAATGGGTAGTGATCTCAGCCTATTCCGAGTTTGCATATGCACAAGAGGCCATTCGATTAGGGGCAAAGGATTATTTGCTCAAGCCTTTTGGCAAGGATGCATTGAACGAAATGGTGGAGAAGCTTGGCGAGGAGGTCGTTCGGGAAACCGAGCATACGGAGGAAATGCTGCAGCTGAAGAGCAATCGCAAATATTTGCAGGAAGCCGTTTTCCAGCGCTGGGCGATGGGGCTTGACACAGGGCGGATCGATATGAAGCCCTTCATGGATAAACATCCCCATTTCTTCCTCATCATGGTCAAAATGGAGAGCGACAAAGTCGTGCAGCTCGACAATTTCATCATTGAGAACGTACTCCTCGAGCTGATCGAGAAACATGGCAAGGGCTTCGTAACCTTATACGACAGCAAAAGTCTGCTGGGCCTGGTTACACTGCCTGATGGCACCCGATTGCAGTCGCTCATTGAAGAATTGCGAGGGCATCTGATCAAATATTTACGAGTGCCGTTCCAGATTATGAGCACCGAGCGGATTGAGCAGTTCCAGGCTGTGCCTGCTGAGGTTCAGCGCATGCGTCAAGCGTCTGCCACGCAAATATACGAGTATTACGCTAACGGCAGCGATCGTTCCATTGAAGTAGCGCTGCAATATATACGTACGCACTATCATGCGGATTTATCCTTAGAGAAGGTAGCCTCCATTGTTTATTTGAACCCGGCCTACTTCAGTCAATTATTTAAGCAGAAGACAGGCCAAGGCTTCAAGGAGTACGTCATCCATCTGCGGCTGGAGCAGGCCAAGCAGCTGCTGCTCAATCCAAAGTTGAAGCTCATCGACATCACCGAGAGGATCGGCTACCATGATTTGCGTCATTTCTCGCAAGTCTTTCGCAAGAAGTATGGCACTACACCATCTGAATATCGCCAGGAGCAAAGCGTGAACTCATCTTTTTAA